A genomic region of Methanosarcina thermophila TM-1 contains the following coding sequences:
- the tatC gene encoding Sec-independent protein translocase TatC, translating into MSEAIENLSVILLTLRNKLLVIAGVLITGIILSFQFTGPLIERMKEDLLPEGAKLIYISPLEVMMLQLKLSVLIGLLITLPLIAFYIYRAISRRYSIRIPISIGKGQIVVLGISAIIMFILGASYAYFLMLPLFLKYLYMDAAGSGVTATYSIFKFISFVATGTAMFGLVFELPIILTFLTRNGFVKYSTLVTYRKHLYVLIMIIAAAITPGADVFSQIMLAVPMVIFFEISLIIVRILGVKSKLPKSNTSASAFGATRKN; encoded by the coding sequence ATGTCTGAAGCCATTGAAAATCTCAGTGTAATCCTGCTGACCCTGCGAAATAAGCTACTTGTGATTGCAGGGGTCCTTATTACAGGTATAATTCTCTCATTTCAGTTTACCGGACCCCTGATAGAAAGGATGAAAGAAGATCTCCTCCCAGAGGGTGCAAAACTTATTTACATTTCCCCTCTGGAAGTAATGATGCTGCAGCTCAAACTATCGGTGTTAATAGGGCTGCTCATTACCCTGCCTCTTATCGCATTTTATATCTACAGGGCTATTTCGAGGCGGTACTCAATTCGGATTCCAATCTCGATAGGAAAAGGTCAGATTGTTGTACTGGGCATCAGTGCCATTATTATGTTCATCCTCGGGGCTTCATATGCCTACTTCCTCATGCTGCCCCTCTTCCTCAAATACCTCTATATGGATGCAGCCGGTTCAGGGGTAACTGCAACTTATTCTATCTTCAAGTTCATCTCGTTCGTAGCCACAGGAACGGCAATGTTCGGTCTGGTATTCGAACTTCCGATAATACTCACCTTCCTTACCCGAAATGGATTTGTAAAATACAGCACACTTGTAACTTATAGAAAGCATCTTTATGTCCTTATAATGATTATTGCAGCCGCCATAACCCCGGGAGCGGATGTATTCAGTCAGATAATGCTTGCCGTGCCCATGGTAATCTTCTTTGAAATAAGCCTGATTATTGTCAGGATACTTGGAGTCAAGAGCAAACTTCCCAAGTCTAACACGTCGGCATCTGCATTCGGGGCTACGAGGAAAAACTAA
- a CDS encoding twin-arginine translocase TatA/TatE family subunit, protein MIGTNELLMIFGVIVLLFGASKLPELARSMGSSMGEFKKAQRESELSLKEFERSLKEPAASKSKIQETAEKLGIDIRGKTDEQLLDEIQKSAEKPKEVSEP, encoded by the coding sequence ATGATAGGCACAAATGAACTCTTAATGATTTTCGGAGTAATTGTACTCCTTTTCGGGGCATCCAAACTTCCGGAACTTGCCCGCTCCATGGGAAGTTCAATGGGAGAATTTAAGAAAGCCCAGAGAGAATCGGAACTAAGTCTGAAGGAATTTGAAAGGTCCCTTAAGGAGCCCGCAGCTTCGAAGAGCAAGATACAGGAAACCGCCGAGAAACTCGGGATTGATATAAGAGGTAAAACCGACGAACAGCTCCTGGATGAAATCCAGAAATCTGCAGAAAAGCCAAAGGAAGTCTCCGAACCCTGA
- the tatC gene encoding twin-arginine translocase subunit TatC, producing the protein MDSQHTDNGKIISTGQVSGTNIYTSGVPGDIEVPITAHLFELRNRLAIVLVWLFLGIILAFPFSAKGMLLLWKEFISTDLYMTAYSPLEWTFARLKLCLVFALAISVPQFFYQLYRFAGKGLYPHEKRFFLKVIPASFLLFLFGVALGYFVVLPVMFKYILLYSGDMATAQLSVQNTLSAVTTILAGFGIVFQLPLLLVFAVKMGLVEYQTLKKQRILVYSIILAVSLFLSPDPTFIAQMVVALLLGLLFEFSLLLVRLF; encoded by the coding sequence ATGGACTCACAGCACACAGACAACGGAAAAATAATTTCTACCGGACAGGTATCGGGAACGAATATTTATACCTCAGGTGTTCCGGGAGATATTGAAGTACCTATTACTGCCCACCTGTTCGAGCTAAGGAACCGGCTGGCAATCGTTTTAGTCTGGCTCTTTCTGGGAATAATTCTCGCTTTTCCATTTTCGGCAAAAGGGATGCTGCTTCTCTGGAAGGAGTTTATAAGTACTGACCTTTACATGACAGCATACTCCCCCCTTGAATGGACTTTTGCCCGCCTCAAGCTCTGCCTGGTCTTCGCCCTTGCAATCTCAGTTCCGCAGTTCTTCTACCAGCTTTATAGATTTGCGGGCAAGGGACTTTATCCGCATGAGAAACGGTTTTTCCTCAAGGTTATTCCGGCGTCTTTCCTGCTTTTTCTCTTCGGAGTGGCTCTGGGTTACTTTGTTGTCCTGCCTGTGATGTTCAAATACATCCTCCTTTACTCGGGCGATATGGCTACAGCTCAGCTCTCAGTTCAGAACACCCTCTCAGCCGTAACTACGATCCTGGCAGGCTTCGGAATTGTGTTCCAACTTCCCCTGCTTTTAGTCTTTGCCGTAAAGATGGGGCTTGTGGAGTACCAGACCCTCAAAAAGCAGAGAATACTGGTCTACAGTATAATTCTGGCAGTTTCGTTATTTCTATCCCCAGATCCAACTTTTATCGCCCAGATGGTTGTAGCACTTCTACTGGGATTACTGTTTGAGTTCAGCCTGCTGCTTGTCAGGTTATTTTGA
- a CDS encoding Sec-independent protein translocase subunit TatA/TatB translates to MIGTPELIAIIVAALFLFGPQKLPELARSLGSAMGEFKKAQRAAELDLTQFDAYTQKSSNTAAPGEKEKEQEDTPGSSKEAKTDAGLNVNNTGMENSLEAEKSATGPEEPRKN, encoded by the coding sequence ATGATAGGTACACCAGAATTGATAGCAATCATCGTTGCTGCTCTCTTCCTCTTTGGACCCCAGAAGCTTCCTGAGCTTGCACGGTCTTTGGGAAGTGCAATGGGAGAATTTAAAAAAGCACAGCGTGCGGCTGAGCTTGATCTCACTCAATTCGATGCCTATACCCAAAAATCCAGTAATACGGCAGCTCCAGGAGAGAAAGAGAAGGAACAAGAGGACACTCCGGGCAGCAGTAAAGAAGCAAAAACTGATGCAGGTTTAAATGTCAATAATACAGGCATGGAAAATTCGCTCGAAGCCGAAAAATCTGCCACTGGACCGGAAGAGCCCAGAAAAAACTGA